The Bos indicus x Bos taurus breed Angus x Brahman F1 hybrid chromosome 10, Bos_hybrid_MaternalHap_v2.0, whole genome shotgun sequence genome has a segment encoding these proteins:
- the DLL4 gene encoding delta-like protein 4, producing MAVASRRASGWALLLLVALWQQPAAGSGVFQLQLQEFANERGVLASGRPCEPGCRTFFRVCLKHFQAVVSPGPCTFGSVSTPVLGTNSFAVGDNSSGGGRNPLQLPFNFTWPGTFSLIIEAWHAPGDDLRPEALPPDALISKIAIQGSLAVGQNWLLDEQTSPLTRLRYSYRVICSDNYYGDSCSRLCKKRNDHFGHYVCQPDGSLSCLPGWTGEYCEQPICLSGCHEQNGYCSKPAECICRPGWQGRLCNECIPHNGCRHGTCSTPWQCTCDEGWGGLFCDQDLNYCTHHSPCKNGATCSNSGQRSYTCTCRPGYTGVDCELELSECDSNPCRNGGSCKDQEDGYHCLCPPGYYGLHCEHSTLSCADSPCFNGGSCRERNQGTSYACECPPNFTGSNCEKKVDRCTSNPCANGGQCLNRGPNRVCRCRPGFTGAHCEINISDCARSPCVHGGTCHDLENGFVCTCPAGFSGRRCEVRMPAEACASGPCFNGATCYPGLPPDNFVCNCPYGFVGSRCEFRMSMPPTFPWVAVSLGVGLVVVLVLLCMVAVAVRQLRLRRPDGGSREAMNNLSDFQKDNLIPTAQLKNTNQKKELEVDCGLDKSNCGKQQNHTLDYNLAPGLLGRGILPGKYSHSDKSLGEKAPLRIHSEKPECRISAICSPRDSMYQSVCLISEERNECVIATEV from the exons ATGGCAGTCGCGTCCCGTCGCGCCTCGGGCTGGGCGCTACTGCTGCTGGTGGCACTTTGGCAGCAG CCCGCGGCCGGCTCCGGAGTCTTCCAGTTGCAGCTGCAGGAGTTTGCCAACGAGCGCGGCGTACTAGCTAGCGGGCGGCCGTGCGAACCCGGCTGCCGAACCTTCTTCCGCGTCTGCCTTAAGCACTTCCAGGCGGTCGTCTCTCCCGGGCCCTGCACCTTCGGCAGCGTCTCCACGCCTGTGCTGGGCACCAACTCCTTCGCCGTCGGAGACAACAGTAGCGGCGGGGGACGCAACCCTCTCCAACTACCCTTCAATTTCACCTGGCCG GGTACCTTCTCACTCATTATTGAAGCTTGGCACGCACCAGGAGATGACCTGCGGCCAG AGGCCTTGCCACCAGACGCGCTCATCAGCAAGATCGCCATCCAGGGCTCCCTAGCTGTGGGCCAGAACTGGTTACTGGATGAGCAGACCAGCCCTCTCACAAGGCTGCGCTACTCTTACCGGGTCATCTGCAGTGACAACTACTATGGGGACAGCTGCTCGCGTCTATGCAAGAAGCGCAATGACCACTTCGGCCACTACGTGTGTCAGCCAGATGGCAGCCTGTCTTGCCTGCCCGGCTGGACGGGGGAGTACTGCGAACAGC CTATCTGTCTTTCTGGCTGTCATGAACAGAATGGCTACTGCAGCAAGCCTGCAGAGTGCAT CTGCCGCCCGGGTTGGCAGGGCCGCCTGTGCAACGAATGCATCCCCCACAATGGCTGTCGCCATGGCACCTGCAGCACCCCCTGGCAATGCACTTGTGATGAGGGCTGGGGAGGCCTGTTCTGTGACCAAG ATCTCAACTACTGCACGCACCATTCCCCGTGCAAGAATGGGGCAACATGCTCCAACAGTGGGCAGCGGAGCTATACCTGCACCTGTCGCCCAGGCTACACTGGCGTAGACTGCGAGCTGGAGCTCAGCGAGTGTGATAGCAACCCCTGTCGCAACGGAGGCAGCTGTAAG GACCAGGAGGATGGCTACCACTGCCTGTGTCCCCCGGGCTACTATGGCCTGCACTGCGAACACAGCACCTTGAGTTGTGCTGACTCCCCCTGCTTCAATGGTGGCTCCTGTCGGGAGCGCAACCAGGGGACCAGCTACGCCTGTGAATGCCCCCCCAACTTCACTGGCTCCAACTGTGAGAAGAAAGTGGACAGGTGTACCAGCAACCCATGTGCCAATG GGGGCCAGTGCCTGAACCGAGGTCCGAACCGCGTGTGCCGCTGCCGTCCTGGATTCACTGGCGCCCACTGTGAGATCAACATCAGCGACTGTGCCCGCAGCCCTTGTGTCCATGGTGGCACGTGCCACGACCTGGAGAATGGGTTTGTGTGCACCTGTCCAGCTGGCTTCTCTGGCCGGCGCTGCGAGGTGCGGATGCCTGCCGAAGCCTGTGCCTCGGGACCCTGCTTCAATGGGGCCACGTGCTACCCTGGCCTCCCTCCTGACAACTTCGTCTGCAACTGCCCCTATGGCTTCGTGGGCAGCCGCTGCGAGTTTCGCATGAGCATGCCCCCCACCTTCCCCTGGGTGGCCGTGTCCCTGGGCGTGGGGCTGGTGGTGGTGCTCGTGTTACTGTGCATGGTGGCAGTGGCGGTACGGCAGCTGCGGCTCAGGCGGCCCGACGGCGGCAGCAGGGAGGCCATGAACAATTTGTCGGACTTCCAAAAGGACAACCTGATCCCCACTGCCCAGCTCAAGAACACAAACCAGAAGAAGGAGCTGGAAGTAGACTGTGGCCTGGACAAGTCCAACTGTGGCAAACAGCAGAACCACACATTGGACTATAATCTggccccagggctcctggggcgGGGGATCCTGCCCGGGAAGTATTCCCACAGTGATAAGAGCTTAGGGGAGAAGGCGCCACTGCGGATACACAG TGAAAAGCCAGAGTGTCGGATATCAGCCATATGCTCCCCCAGGGACTCCATGTACCAGTCTGTGTGTTTGATATCAGAAGAGAGGAATGAATGTGTCATTGCCACAGAG GTATAA